The genomic window CCGACTATAATGAATCATTTGAAATGGATGGGCCATTCGGCAACAATATTTGATATACAAAGAAATCTTCGCAATGATCCTCAAAGCTGTGAAGTGACACTGGTAGCCAAAGGTCATTCAGTGCGGGCCCATCGGTTTGTCCTATCGTCATGTTCAGACTTGCTGCGCAATCTATTGGTGGATGTGCCAATGGGTCAGGAAGCAACAATTGTGGTGCCAGATATAAAAGGATCTCTGCTCGACAGTGTATTAGCTTTTATATACATTGGCGAAACAAGCCTCACATCGACCAATTTGTCTGAGTTCTTGGAAGCTATAAATACTTTGGGTATCAAGTCAGCAATAAGTTTTGAGTGCAACAATGCGACGTTATCCGGTGGTGTCCAGACAACAGAGGCAGTAAAGACTCTAAGCAATATACAAATTGCACAAGAAGAGCTTATTgaacaacaagaaaatattgCTGTCGAGAAAATCGAGGTGAGTAAAATTTatccaaatatataaaaacttacaaaaataaaaataaatgcatattaaatttttttagacacAAAATGTAATACAACATGAAAGAGAGCTGGAATTTTTGGATGTCTATAACGAAGCTCAACATAGCAAAATTACTTACTCCATCGAACACATGCCTGTTGCCAGTGCAGCAAATGAATATATATTAACTGAAAATTCTGGAACTTTTACCTTAACCCAAAATAATAAACTAGAAAATGGCTCCAATTCTGATACCGAAAAACTTGTTGAAATGGATGATACAGCAGAAGAGGGTCACATCATAGAGGAATACAGTAGTAATAGTACAGATCCTATAATTGAAATTACTACAAATACTGCAACAACGAGCACTCCAAAAGTgactgccacaacaacaactactacgcAAGTGCCACAACCACTAATTCAAATAAAACCAAcgccaaaaattaaaactatcaAAATTAAATCGCAATCCACTTCAGACACCGATCAAATACACCAATCAATGTTTACCACACTTGACCCCACCGCAGATCCCATTTCAGTATTAAAGACTGATGATAATTTTACCACATTGAACGCCGCACCTGGTACTCAAGAAGATGCTCTTTTTTATGCTGTTCAGGCAGTAATAAATGAAGGTATGAGCTTACAGAAGGCTGCACTGAAATATGATTTATCGAAAACGGTACTTTGGCGGAGAGTGCGCAAACACCCCAATTATATGAAAACAACCCGTGAAAACCCTGTTCTGACCATGGCCTACGAACGATTAAAAGGTGGCGactctttgaaaaatatcagtCGCGAGTTAGATATACCCATGTCTACACTACATAGACATAAAGTACGTTTGGCACAGCAAGGACGTTTACCAGATTATGTTTCTTTTAAGAAACGTGATGTTAACtcgaaaattgaactaaaagataaattaactAAAGCATTGCATGCTTGTGTACATGAAGGGATGTCGCAAAATCATGCGGCAAATTTATTTGATATACCGAAAAGCACTCTATGGCGTCATCTTCAAAAGCGTGTAGCTGAAGCAGAACTTTCACAGAAACTTGAACTAGGCCACATAAAAGAGGAAGTAATATTATCTTAAAACCAGTATTTATAATTAGTTTGATACACATATGTagatttatttctaatatacaCACTGACAGTGTTAATCTATAagtttcattattaatttttatgtacgTTAACGTTAATGCCTTTATAAAGGCAGGGtcacttgaaattttcattttattgtgaATTACGTATTGTAAACGAATTGTTtaagtactttcttttaaattatagTAAAAACTATAACGCCCAAAACAATTCATTATTAAATACTTTCTTCGAATAAGTGGATAATTTTCTTAAGAATTTAAAGATTTATCAAATcctttttttgataattttaataaaaaaaggcttgaattttattataaaacgcTGAATAcgttaatatttcaaataaatagcaataCACTAATGTGATCTAAAGTCTGTCCCGAAATAAAccataaatgtttatatgacatacatacataagtatatggtaCATGCAATGCAACAACCGCTATCGCTGATGTAACATAAAGTCCTCCGGAGTTACTTTTGAAAATAGTACTATCAGAGGGCGTCTGATTACTAAAAATTATCCATATTTAACAATTTCTGTAATAAggacatttaatttaaaaaaaatatatatataaacatatgtatatagtattttaaaaagaaatagatttatttatgcatttgaTTGAAAATATGGGCCAACCGTCATCCTGTGGGAGACAGTTCTATTCCTTCTTACCAAAACTGACCGTTTCTGTGCGATTGCTTCCTTAATACGATTCAATTGTCGGCAGAATTGGTCCGAATTAATACCAAGGTCGCAGAGGGAAGCTCATAATAGTTGATAACTGTCAATCTCACCACACACCTAGCAAAACTTTCCTGATCGTCCATTCTAGCCTGGCCACGTTTTTGCTAGCCACCACAATTTGTCCACGACTGTTTAGCTTAACGTCGTAAGTGACTTTTTCATCGCCAATAATCAACCGCTTCAGAAATGAATCTATTTTGTTGAGTTCCGTAGATCACACCCATTCATAAAACTTTGTTTTGTATCCAGCATTATCTTTGGCTTCGAGGCAATCGAAACAGTGCTTGTATTCCGTTAGTTAATCATTTTTAATACTGTAATAGTAATGAATAATAATTTCcccaatttaaattttcaaacaacaaatttcgtaaatatttattaaaaaagtattttttgttcAACACATTGGTAATTTCTTTAACACATCTGGCAACAACTTTTTCATCTTCCACTGAGTAATAGATTCCGTACTGATTTGTACGAGATTTCGTCTGCCAAATACCGTTTCGTTTCATTTCTTAGAATAAAGTCCAGAGAACGTACGTTCTCTgaaaagtcgaaaaaagcaCGCGTTTCATTGCCTGTTGAGACATTTGTTAATTTAGAGCGTTTCGAAACGTCGCACGTTTACTAAAGATACAAGTGAAAATTTTCAGTAATTCAAcgcaataaaaatatcattgcgaacggttttttattttcagctgtgGTTGCTTTTTATTATCGTATGTCCATCCagaatttaaatacatttgGTAAGTGAAAATACATGACGACAAATGTGAACTATAGAAAATATCTTTTGGAACGGCAAAAAAAGGTGAATTTGGGTTTTCTCGTTTCTCGACATTCTGAGGAGAAAATGGCTGCCGTTTGTGTGGAAATGGTTCGAAGAGAAaacaatataaagattttattgCAGTATGAACGATAGAAATTATCAAATGAAAGTAGAATATAATATTTAGGTCTTCCGTATATCTATTATTTTAGCTGGTTAAATATTATCTGTGTTTTGATGAGTCAGCATCGATGCTTCTCAATTTTGCTTTGTGCAACAATAAGCGTAAGCAATGTCACAAAGTTGAAGCTGACGTAGTCACCATCAAAGGCATTCAATATAAATGGGTGGAACAGTGGTCAATATCGCGTTCTTGAAATTtgacatataaaattaaataaaaataataattttcttcattCTTTGTATTATGAATATGtagacatatatttatattgcttttcacatatttatttcgaaatatgttttttaatttcagaccCATTTGCTGATGCAATTAAGGGTGCTGACGATGATGTTCAGGACGGTCTTGTACACATAAGAATTCAGCAGAGAAATGGTCGAAAGACACTAACAACTGTGCAAGGATTATCATCAGAAtatgatttaaagaaaattgtgcGGTCATGTAAAAAGGTAAGTCATATTAAGACCGAATTAATGGAGAAAGtacattttaatttgtatatttttaaggaATTTGCCTGCAATGGCACAGTAATCGAACATCCCGAATACGGAGAGGTATTACAGCTTCAGGGCGACCAACGTGAAAATATCTGCCAATGGTTGACCAAGGCAGGTCTAGCGAAACCTGATCAGTTGAAAGTTCACGGCttttaaattaagaaacaaagaacaatattttgaattaatctACCAAGTCAGCAAACAATCAACAGAAAGTCAAAGAAGCAACAAATTAGAGAAATTATCAATTCATAGACCATCAGAAACAATGAGAACTACAACAGTGGGCTATAATAACAATTACaactgttttaaattaaattaaatcgaaAATGATCGTATTGTTCTTTAGCAACAAGAAACTTAGCACACtatgaaaacaataataatttacatacaatagTTATCCACAACAATGTTAATCCTAACAACCCGTTTCTCTTATTTCACTGCTAATACATCATAGATTCGACAAAATTCACTCTACTTCCGAGTATCATAATTACATTTTCAACGAAGTCTGTTTTTTAGttgattgaaattattattaataaaaaatgttaaaatcagTGTATAACAGCAGACCTAATGAATGTAGTCAAAGTAATGCTAAtagtttaatattaatatggGAACCCGTTTGGCGAGGGGAGAAACGAATTCTCTTATATCTACGCTAATGCACTCATTACAAAACTAAGGAAGAAgactattattattaaatttgcaattatataaattaatatgaacaaatgaataaataatttaaaacaactatatttttcattcaaatagGATATGATTATTTGTAAGTCGAACAtacgaaaatattaataaacagtAGAGTAACTGAAATAGATAATTCGAACGCTATATCCCGCCTTGTTTATTTTATGGGACAAAGTTTGTAACTGTATGCTTAATGGCCGCTATTAGAATCGGCGTTCCGGGTCGGTTAAAATTTGGTTGTCCGTTTTATTTGCAAACGGCATACTTTTCATAAAATACTTGGCATTAAATTCACCACATTCCTATTATAATCAGttagattatttaaatattgattCACTGATGCAAACAAATTACGAAATTTTACTTACCAGCACTTGTTAACCACGGAATAAAACAtcttttatttgagaaaaattatatattgttttatatatttataattgtaataatatatttataattatctGCGTTTAAAatagtacgtatgtatatatacctttatgtttatatatatacatactatatacacatatctttatttttgtatatatatgtacatactatatttatGAAATGCCAAACCTGTTAGCTATATTGTTgcagaaatttttcataaaaacagcTTGATAGCAGTGAGAAAAAATTTTCCTCATCGAACTGTCGAATATAAACGATTTAAATAATGAGTAAAAGTCTTAACAGGCATGTACAAGTATGGATAGATGTTAAGTGTTAAGTTTCTAATTTTaggtatgtaaatgtaaattgaAGGGGATACTCGAGTATTAAAGTTTATTGTGGTAAGGTTAATTCGGTTCTTGCTTCATTGACCTGCTCGTACATTATTTTTGTCCATATGGGTTTAGTTCAGGTTCGCGTTCTCGTTCTAGTTTAGGTTACGTTCAATTTTTCGCTAATTTCGTTCATTTATTCTTGTAAAAGCTCTTCTCAAATTAACACTCGTAATATCAATTTGTTTCTGTACTATAACTCATTGCAGTGTCCGTTGCGCTTCGTTAGCGGTTTTGACTCCGTTTTAGTTTTGGGGTACTTGGTCTCAAATCGGTCATTGTCTATACAAGTGGCATTCTGTGGCATTATTCATATTGTGGTGACTATGACTGTGACACAGTGATTGTGAAGGTCTAAGTCGTTTTGTTTGGTGGTTTTGCTCATTGCTGAAGCATTTTACATATTCGTATGTAGTATATGCATTCACCACCTTTGTGTTATCTTCGTTCTTATTGTATCTACCAGTTTCCGTTTTAACTCCGTTTGCGTTTAGTTTCCGTAAATGTTTTCTGCAGTCAGTTAGTTTCATTATATATCTTGTTTTATTAAGTAATGGAACGTTACTGTTATGGTTTTAATTTGGTTTGCTTTATGTTTTATGTctgtgaaaaagaaaaacaaaatacgcTCATTAACCTGCAAATATTAGTTCTAGAAACATATactttacaaaaaatacttAGTAAATAATAAGACGGTCATATATTAGTGATCAGtctgcttaaaaaaatttacaatttttaaattgaaataaaattttacttaccagttacaaatttttgacattgtcatttgttgattttttgcaaagaaaaataaaataaaatataattacgtTTCAAAGATTTTCTTACATTTAATTTCTACGCAAGCGTTTCCTTCCATTATCATCGCCATCTCCATTACCTCGTTCTTCGGCTTCCATtacctaaaaaataatttctctattttatacgagtacatatcATAAATATAATGCAATTTACCTTAATTTTTGTGCCACAAATTTCCGCACCGTTCAATGTTTGAATGGCT from Bactrocera tryoni isolate S06 chromosome 5, CSIRO_BtryS06_freeze2, whole genome shotgun sequence includes these protein-coding regions:
- the LOC120778311 gene encoding modifier of mdg4, which encodes MNHLKWMGHSATIFDIQRNLRNDPQSCEVTLVAKGHSVRAHRFVLSSCSDLLRNLLVDVPMGQEATIVVPDIKGSLLDSVLAFIYIGETSLTSTNLSEFLEAINTLGIKSAISFECNNATLSGGVQTTEAVKTLSNIQIAQEELIEQQENIAVEKIETQNVIQHERELEFLDVYNEAQHSKITYSIEHMPVASAANEYILTENSGTFTLTQNNKLENGSNSDTEKLVEMDDTAEEGHIIEEYSSNSTDPIIEITTNTATTSTPKVTATTTTTTQVPQPLIQIKPTPKIKTIKIKSQSTSDTDQIHQSMFTTLDPTADPISVLKTDDNFTTLNAAPGTQEDALFYAVQAVINEGMSLQKAALKYDLSKTVLWRRVRKHPNYMKTTRENPVLTMAYERLKGGDSLKNISRELDIPMSTLHRHKVRLAQQGRLPDYVSFKKRDVNSKIELKDKLTKALHACVHEGMSQNHAANLFDIPKSTLWRHLQKRVAEAELSQKLELGHIKEEVILS
- the LOC120777018 gene encoding eukaryotic translation initiation factor eIF1; protein product: MSIQNLNTFDPFADAIKGADDDVQDGLVHIRIQQRNGRKTLTTVQGLSSEYDLKKIVRSCKKEFACNGTVIEHPEYGEVLQLQGDQRENICQWLTKAGLAKPDQLKVHGF